Proteins from one Nicotiana tabacum cultivar K326 chromosome 23, ASM71507v2, whole genome shotgun sequence genomic window:
- the LOC142177100 gene encoding uncharacterized protein LOC142177100, giving the protein MDQYVEIRRGARYKEEESVSEKLRALRKQMKNLQVTRGRKSLDYEDLCIHPDLDMPTGYNPPKFEIFDGIGDLYSDLRAYCDKLIGVGRNNKMKMKLFIRNLTGEALTWYTLQDPRNWRTWKDMAEDFMNRFQFNIEITPDRFALVNLQKKSSESFQEYEGIYFEKMIGMMWQKFLKLVKMGDFLEEGIKFGKVQSMAAIQEASKAIQSGSTGSGMKKKEEVSAIVPYYQSNPHHGNTS; this is encoded by the exons ATGGACCAATATGTCGAAATAAGGAGAGGAGCTAGGTATAAGGAGGAGGAATCAGTGTCTGAGAAATTACGAGCAttgagaaaacaaatgaagaacctTCAGGTCACTCGAGGGAGAAAAAGTCTTGACTATGAAGATCTGTGTATCCATCCTGATTTGGATATGCCGACAGGGTACAACCCTCCAAAGTTTGAAATCTTTGATGGGATAGGTGATCTCTATTCGGACTTGAGAGCCTACTGTGATAAACTGATTGGAGTAGGAAGAAATAATAAGATGAAAATGAAGTTGTTCATAAGGAACTTGACAGGGGAAGCACTTACTTGGTATACTCTCCAAGACCCGCGAAACTGGAGGACATGGAAGGATATGGCGGAAGATTTCATGAATCGCTTTCAGTTCAACATAGAAATTACTCCCGATAGGTTTGCACTGGTAAACTTGCAGAAGAAGTCGTCTGAATCATTCCAAGAATAT GAAGGGATTTACTTTGAGAAAATGATAGGCATGATGTGGCAGAAATTCCTCAAACTTGTCAAAATGGGAGATTTCTTAGAAGAGGGTATAAAGTTCGGTAAGGTACAATCCATGGCCGCAATTCAAGAAGCTAGCAAAGCAATCCAATCGGGATCAACAGGCAGTGGaatgaagaaaaaggaagaagtatcagcAATCGTCCCATATTACCAATCTAATCCCCATCATGGAAACACCTCTTAG